The segment CATCAACCTGCTCGATCTCCTGATCCGCCACAGCGGCGCCAACCACAAGCGCGAGACCCTCGCCCAGTCCAAGCGTCGTCAGAGCGCGATCGATCGGCTCTGGGTATTCCTGGTGTGGAGGAACCACGTCAAGTGGTTCTCCGAGCTGCGGCGCGATCAGACGCCGGCGATGAGGCTCGGGATCGACTCGAGAAGGAGAAGCGTCAGGCAGATCCTCGAGCAGCGCCTCTTCCCCACCCGCATCGAGCTACCGGAGCGATGGGCGCAGTACTACTGGAGAACCATTCGGACGCGAGCCTTCACCCGCAACCAGCGCCACACCCTGAAATACGCGGCGTGAGTCGGTCTCCCTCGGGCCCCCATCCCCGGCATCAGCGGGCGCAACTGCAATCTTCGGAGCAGGACCGAAGAAATGGATCGCGGTGCCCTCCGCGGCATGCGATGCCTTAGAATCGGCGCCGTCCCTCACGGAACCCGTCCTTAGGGGAGGCATCACCCATGAAGTCGATCACCTGGATTGGTGGCCGGGTTCGCTCGCTCGTCGGCGAACGTGAGGCAGCGGGTGCGCTGCTCGACATCGTCCTTTGGTTCGACGCCACAAGGGATGTCATTCTGATCGCTGAAATCGTGTTCCCGAAGGCGCCTGACTCGGTCATCGCAGAGCAGTTGGCCAGCGCTCTCGAGCGCAATGCCCGGCACCTGCCCGACCGGATCAGGGTTTCGGATCAGGCGGCCGCCGACGCGATCCGAGCCACCTTGCCGCCCTTGATCCCGATCGAAGTGGGACCTACTCCCGAGCTGGACATGCTTGCGCAGGTGTTCCTCCATCACGCGAAGCGTGACGGGCGTGGCGAATCGTATTTCGGTGCCGGCGACATTACCAAGGCCGAGATCGCCGCGCTCTTCCGCGAAGCCGCGGCGCTCTATCCGCTCGCGCCGTGGCGGAGGTTCCCGGATTCCGATGTGCTGCAGATGGATGTGCCCGCGCTGGGCGTCGACGGCGCCTGCCTGTCGATCCTCGGTGCGCTCAAGCAGGAGTATGGGATCCTGATCTTCGATTCCTTCGACGACTATGACGAGTTCGGCAGCCTCTCCGCCCACGTCTTGGGAATGGGTAAGGCCCCGGTGATGTTGGGCGGTTCCTTTGTGTCTCTTAACTTCGAGCGGGGAGCGGACATCCCCGACTCGATGCGACGCGAGATCACCGCGCATCGCTGGCCGGTGGCCGGGCCGCGGGCCTACCCGGTGGTGATGCCAATGACGCGGAGCGGCGACGCGAGGACTCCGACCGCTCGCGACATTCGAGTGGCATGCGCCGCGGCGGCGGGTCTGGCCGAGCTGGCACGACGGCACCGCCGGCCGGCACCGGGCACCCTCTCGGGCCAGGAGGTCGTGACGCTCACGGTTTCAATGCCAGAGCCGGTCGAGGTCACGATGCGAGTGCCACATTCGGTGATAAGGGCGGAAGAAGAAAGCGCCGAGCATCCGATCTCCGACGCCGCGCGCGCGCGCGCCATGCGACAGGCGGCCGAGCAGATCGACCGTTTTCTCGCCGCTCCCCGCTCCGCCGCGATGCCGCCGGACTGGCGCGAAGTGGCGCGCTTTGTGTGCGAGTGCCTGCACGACACCAAGCTCGGATACATCGATGGGCGATGGAATGTCTTCTCCGCGCGGCAGATCGAATGGTTCATGCTCGAACATTACCCGCGCAAGGTGGACGCCGATCCACGGATCGTCCAGCGCGCTCCCGAGATCCTGGATCGCTACTTCGAGTGGATGGGCGCGGAGGGCATCGAGCCCGCGGAAACCGTGGTGCGGATCAGAGAGCGCGTGGAGCGGGTGCGAGAGGCCTTTCTCGAGGCCGCCGCCGATCCGAGTCGATTTGGTCCCGCCAAGAGCCTCGTGGCGGCGATGCAGGCGGTGGGTGTGGACCCCACGGACTCGCGCGCAGTCGCCGCCTTCATCCAGCGCTACAACCAGAGCCTGGGCGCGCCGAAGCGGCCGGCCGAGCGCGGGCGCCCCCGGCGGGAAAAGCGAGCGAAGGCAGCGAAGGCAGGGAAGGCAGCGAAGGCAGCGAAGGCAGCGAAGGTTTATCAACTGAAAGTGTCGCTGGCGAACATTCGACCGGCGATCTGGCGTCGCCTCCTGCTTCGCGATGACGCTACCCTGCTTGAACTCCATCGCGCGTTGCAGGTCGTGATGGGATGGCAGGGCTATCACCTGCACAGATTTGAAACCCCCGCAGGAGTCTTCGGCAAGCTGGATCGCGAGGTTCCGGAATTCCAGGACGAGCGGAAAGCCAGGCTGCGTGACGTGCTGCCCAAGCCCGGGAGCACGATCACCTACGAATACGATTTCGGCGACGGTTGGGAGCACCGGGTGAGGTTGGAAAACATCCTGCCCGCAGATCCGGGGCTTACTCATGCACGACTCGTCGCCGGGGCGCGCGCGGCCCCGCCCGATGATTGCGGCGGCATTTCGGGCTACGAGCACTTGCTCGAAGTGCTCGCGGATCCCGCGCACCTCGAACACGAGGAGCTGCGGGAATGGGTGGGAGGCTCGTACGATCCCGAGGCTTTCGACCTGAACTCCCTCAATCGCGCTCTGAAGCGCGTGGGGGTGACCCGGCGCCGCTCGCGCGAGCCGGTGGTGGGACGCTGATTGCCCAACCTCTCGGGCCGTCCCTACCTCTCGACCCCGCTCCCCACGAACGCTCCCCAGTAGAACGGCGCGTCGCTCTCGCCACGTTCGCGGCGCGCGTCGAGCACGACCAGATCCGCTGCCCGCACCGAGGCCGCCACATCGAGCCCGCGCCGCAACCGGGCGGCGTAGAACGCGCGCATCCACTCGCGCGTGGCCACGTCGTCCACGGCCCACAGGCTCATGAGCACGGTGCGCACGCCGGCGATCTGAAATCCGCGCCGCAACCCGAGCACGCCTTCGCCCGCGCGCACGTCGCCACGCCCGGTCTCGCACGCCGAAAGCACGGCCAGCTCGACGCCGGAAAGATCGAGCTTCGCTATCTCGTCGGCGGTGAGAATGCCGTCGGCGGCGCCGTTCGCTGCGCGCGCCCGCTGATTGGCGCCGGCGAGCGCGAGGCCGGAGCGCAACAGCGGGTTCTCGTAGGCCACGGTGTCGGCCACGCGGACACCGCTCGCGTTCACTCCGCCGCACACGTTGGGCAGAAAGAAGCCGTGCGTCGCGAGGTGGAGCCAGCGCGCTTCGGGCGCCAGCTCCCGAAACGCGGCCTCGCTCGCCCCGCCGCGCGACAGCACCCGCGCGGAATCGCGCGAAGCAGCGCGCCAGGCGGCCGCCACCGAGTCGGCTTCGAGCCCGGATTCGGGCAGACGCTCGAAGCGGAGCGAGCGGAAGTCGGCGCAATCGGACGCGGCGGAACGCGGCGCCGCAACGCCAGGCTCGCGCGGCTCGGACAAGACACCACCTTCGCGCGGCTCGGACAAGACTCCACGCTCGCGCGGCTCGGACAAGACCCCACGCTCGCGCGGCTCGGACGTGGCTCCACGTGACGGCGCCGGCGGACCAGTCGCGGCGACACCATCGAAATCCGCATCGCCGACCGCGAGCAGGCCGCGCCCACTGATCGCACCCGCGCTCGGGCGCAGCAGAACATCCCGCTCGGCCGAGAGCAACTGAATCGGTGGCGCTTCCTCGACGAGATACTTGCCGGCCGCCGCACCCGGCAATGCCCCGAAGTTCAGAAGCAGGAGCGCCCCGTCGGGCACGATGAGCAGTTCCTGTGACGGTGGCACCGCCTTCGCCACCGGATCCCACACCAGCCTCCGCGCCTCGAGCCCGAGCTTGCGAAGGCGCTGGGCGTCGGTCGCGCGCCTGAGAGGATTGGGTCGCGTGCTGGCCGCGCGCACGAACCGCGCGACCGCGGAGTCGATTCGGGCTGCCGCCCCGAGGGCCACTGCCCTCACGCGGTGCTCGCCGCCGACCGCCACAAACGCCACGTAGCCTGCTCGCGAGGGCTCCGCGTCGCGCCGCAGGTACCAGCCGAAGTCCTGCCCGGCAGCCGGCGCCTGGAAGTACCGCGCGAACGCAATCAGCGCCCGCCCGTGCTGAACCTGCCCGTGGACCGTCATGAGCGCCGATCCCGGCGGCGCATCGAGCAACTGGAACTGGCTGTAGCGGGAGGCAAGCCACACTTCGAACCGTTCCTTGCGTTCGCGCACTTCCCTCAATCTCGAGCGCCCCGATCCCGTCGCATCGGCGCCGCTCTGCAGCAGCCAGCCGAGCTGCTCGCTCGCAGCGTTCAACGAATCGGCGTAGGCCGCACCCGCCGAATCGAGCCCCGCCGCGATCGCGCGATGCCGCCGCGCCATTTCATCGAGCACGCGGGCCCGCGAATTGATCTGCGCTTCCCAGGCGAGCTGCACGAGCGTCGAGTCGCCCGGATGATCCGCGGCGATCGACAAGGCGAGATCGAGCCCCGAAGGCCGCGTGGCGGCGTAGCTCAACGCCAGCCGTTCCTCCAGCACCCGCGCCGTCGAGCGGAAGCGATCGAGCGCCGCCGCCTCGCCGCGGGTCGCCGCAGCCAGCGCTGAAGCATCGTTGCCGCCGGCGCGCTCGATCGAGGCCAGCTGCACCAGACTGGCCGCGGTCTCGGGATGATTCTCGCCGAGCGCCTTCTGGCGCAGCGCGAACGCGCGCTCCGCGTCGGAGTCGGCCGGCGCCAACCGGCCCTGCGCGAGCCAGAGATTCGCGCGGCTGAACAGCACGCGCGCCACCTCGGGCGCGTCGGGGCCGTAGGCCTTGACCCGAATCGCGAGCGCGCGATCGAGCGTCGATTCGGCGCGCGCGTATTCGTGACGTGCGATCAACAGCCCGCCGAGATCATCGAGAGGCGCCGCCAGGTCGGGGTGATCGCGCCCCTCGACCTCTTCGCCCAGGGCGATCGCGCGCTCGAGATCGCGCATCGCGGCGAGCGTGTCGCCGGCGACGATCTCCAGCCCCGCGAGATTCCCGAGCGTGAACGCGAAGTTCACGTGCTGCGGGCCGAGCTTCTTCTCGACCACGTCGAGCGCGCGCTGATAGAGAAATCGCGCGCGATCGAGATCGCCCATCTCGGTCAGCACGTTGGCGAGATTGTTGTAGTTGAAGACGAGATCGGGACTGTCGAGCCCGAGCGCCTTCTCGCGGATGCCGAGCGCCCGCTCGTAGAGCGGCCGGCACTCCGACCAGCGGCCGGTCTTGTGATACATCACGCCCAGGCTGTTCATGGCGTTGCCGAGCTGGGCGCTCTCGGCGCCGTAGAGCGTTTCGGCCACCGCGATCTCGCGGCGGTAGAGCTGCTCGGCGAGCGCGAATTCCGACTCGTTCTCGTAGATGTTGGCGAGATAATGAAGCCCGCGCAGCACCGAAATGTGCCGATTGCCGTACGCCTTCTCGCACTGCGCGAGGCCGCGCTCGGCCAGCGGGCGCGCGGCCTCCCAGTCGCCCTCGCGATAGAGGATGCGCGCCTGCATGATGAGGCTCGAGCCGGCCTGCGGACTCTCGGCGCCGTAGAGCCCGGTGTTCGCATCGACCGCCTGCTGCGGCACGGCGCGGTCGGCAGGCGCTTTCCACCGGCCGGCAGCGAGCAGGACCTCGGACAGCAGATCGAGCCCGGCGGCGCGGGCGGTGTCGGCCGCAGCGCCGGCGCCCAACGACGCGAGCCACGCGCGCGTCCGCGACTCGGCCGGGCCGAGTTGTTGCGACGAAAGCAGCCTGCGGAACGCAGCGAGCGAATCGGTGTTCGCGCTCGCGCAGGCGGGGCGCGGCGCGGCGAGCAGCGCGAGGGCCAGCGCGGCGCAGGCGGCGACGCGAACCGCAGCCGCGATCGCCGCGAAGACGGTGGCGCGCGAAAGGCGAGCTCCGAGCGCCGAGACGCCGGCTCCGCGACTCATCCCGCGAGGCGCTGCATGCGCTTCCGGATCGCTTTCAGGCAATTGAACAGCCGCACGCGCATGGTGGATTCCTCACGCCCCTCGCGCTCGGCGATCGCGGCGTAGTCGAGATCCTCGAAGTAGCGCATGCGGATGATCTCGCGGCACGGCGGATCGAGGTCGAGCAGCGCGGCGCGCAGGCGCGCGCGCTCGTCACGCGCGAGCAGGCGCTCATGAGGAGTGGGCGTCTCATCGGCCAGCGAGTCGTCGAGCTCGACGTTCTTCCGCCGCCGCCTCACGCGATCGACGCAGCGGGCGGCGACCAGCGTACGGAGCACCGCGCGCAGGCCCTGCCGCAGCTCGAAGCCCGGCCGGGTGGCGAGCGTCCACACCTGCGCGAGCGCATCCTGCACCGCGTCTTCGCGATCCTCGGCGGTGAGCCCGAAGCCGCGGAAGTAGGCGGTCTCCCGCGCCCAGCGCGTGGCGGTGCGCACCGCGGCCGGCTCGCCGGAAAGGAAGCGGCGCAGGAACGAATCGTCCTGCTCGCGCGGCAGGGTGGACGAGCTATTCACGTGCCTCCCACGAACTTCGGGCCCCGCGCGTGGCGGGGTCGGACCGGCCTCATTACTATAGCCGCAAACGCGCGCACCGCTCCTGCGACGGAGTGCGGGAGAGGGGAGTGTGCGCGGCGCGGCATTCAGGGCGCGCTGGCTGGTGCGCGCGAGCTGGTGCGCGCTGGCTGGCGCGCGAGCTGGTGCGCGCTGAATGGTGCGCGCGAGCTGGTGCGCGCTGGCTGGTGCGCGCTGGCTGGTGCGCGCCAGGAGTGCGCGCACCCAAGGGCGTGGAGGTCGCGATGGATCATTCGACCGCGGAGACGTTGCTCGACGACTGGCTGTGGGGCCGCCTGCCGCCCGAGCGCGCGAGCGAAGTCGAGACGCACGTGGCCGGCTGCGCCGAATGCGCGGCCCACGCCGAATTGATGCGCGGGCTCAAGCGCGAGGTGAAAGAGCACGGCGAGGCGCTGTTCTCGGCGCACCTCACCGGCGACGAGCTGGCGCGACTGGAATTGCGAGCGGATTCGCTCTCGATCGCCGACGCGGCGCGGTTGGGCGCCCACGTGCGCGCCTGCCCCACCTGCAGCGCCGAGCGCGCGATGATTCGCGGGGCGGCCGGCCCCGCGCCATGGCGCGCGCTCAAGGCGTGGTATTCGATCGCCGATCAGCCGAGCGCCTGGATCAAGCCGGCGCTCGCGATGTTCGCAATTCTGCTCGCGTGGCCGGCGTATCTCGGCGTGGTCGAATATCCGCGCGAGAAGCTCGCGGCCGAGCAGGCGCGCGCCGAGGCGGCGCGCGAGCTGGCGCACACGCCGCCCACGCCCGGCGCCGAGGTTCCGCCGGGCAAGCAGATCTGGAACGGCGGCAGCGCCGCGGTGCTGGTGCTGACCGGCGCGACCCGCGGCGCGAGTGCGGCAGTGCCCTCGGCCAGGCTGCGTGACGGCCAGCCCGGACTCACCATCGTCACCGACCGGCACATCATGGGGCCCGACACGCTGCTCGTGACACTTTTCGACGACCAGCACCGGCCGGTGTGGAAGCAGCCGGTGCCGGCCACCGAGTTGTGGGACGCGAACGCCCGTCTCACCAGCTTGATGATCCCGTCGCCCAATCTCACCCCCGGCGTCTACTCGATCGAGATCGGCGCGCCGGGCGGCGCCGCGCCCGGCTCGACCGCCGCTCCGCCCCAGTTCCAGGCGCGATTCCGGATCGCGCCGTAGGCGCGGCGACTCCACCCCGCGCCGCCCATCTTCCAGGCCCGCTACCGCAGTTCTCCCTAAACGCCTTCGCGCCTCCCGCGACCGATTCATAGACCGCCGCAATTCCCCGCGGCGGACGACCGGTTCGGGAGGCCTGCATGCGTTCGCTCATCGTCACCGCGCTCTTCGCCGCCGCCATCGCCCCACTCGAAGCACCGCTGCTCACTCGCGCCGCATTCGCCGATGACGCGGTGTTCCAGTTCCAAAACAACGCCAATCCAGCAGGCAATTGGAGCTACGGCTACTCGCCCGGTCCCGGCATGGGATTCAACCTGTTCACGACCGAAACCAACCTGGGCGGAGGCCTGAATCGCTGGAGTGCTCCCAACGGCGCCTCGCTCTCGATGGCGTGCTCTCCAGTGGTGAACGAGCCGGGCGTGACGATGGTGGGAAGCGTGCTGAGCGCGCGGCTGGCCGCGAATCCGAACCAGACGGTGCTGCGCTGGACCGCGCCCTCCAACGACACGTGGCACGTTCGCGCGCGCTTCACCTCCGAGGCCGGCTACCTCGGGGCCAGCGGTGCCTCATCCGCGAACGGAACGCAGGCGAACCAACGCCTCGGCTGGGCGGTGGCGGTCGGGGACGTAAATGGCGACGGCTACGGCGACGTCGTCGCCGGGACCAACGTGTGGTCGAACTCCCAGGTGAACGAAGGCCAGATCGAGCTGTTCCTGGGCGGGGCGAACGGAATTTCGCCGTCGCCGGCGTGGTCCTACGAGCCCAACGTGGTCGATCAGTATGCGGGGATGAGCGTGGCGGTCGCAGACTTCGATCGCGATGGCTACGCCGACATCGCCGAAGGCGAGCCGGGCACCGGTGCGGTGCCGGGCAACGTGCGCATCTTCAAGGGCAGCTCGACGTTCCCGGCGCTGAGTTCCACGCGCAGCGGAAGCTCGGCGTGGCAGTTCGGAACAGCGCTCGCTACCGGCGACTTCAATGGCGACGGCTACCCGGATCTGGCGGTCGGATTGCCGGGAGCGAATGCGGTCGAAGTCGCGTATGGCGGATCCACTGGTCTCGGCGCGTTCGGACCCATGATCCACTCGCCCGATCCCGGGTCGAACTTCTTCGGCCAGTCGCTCGCCAGTACAGGTGACGTGAACGGCGACGGCAAAGACGATCTGATCGTGGGGGCCCAAGCGTACAGTAGCTACCTCGGTCGGGCCTACGTGTTCATGGGATCGTCG is part of the Candidatus Sulfotelmatobacter sp. genome and harbors:
- a CDS encoding plasmid pRiA4b ORF-3 family protein — encoded protein: MKSITWIGGRVRSLVGEREAAGALLDIVLWFDATRDVILIAEIVFPKAPDSVIAEQLASALERNARHLPDRIRVSDQAAADAIRATLPPLIPIEVGPTPELDMLAQVFLHHAKRDGRGESYFGAGDITKAEIAALFREAAALYPLAPWRRFPDSDVLQMDVPALGVDGACLSILGALKQEYGILIFDSFDDYDEFGSLSAHVLGMGKAPVMLGGSFVSLNFERGADIPDSMRREITAHRWPVAGPRAYPVVMPMTRSGDARTPTARDIRVACAAAAGLAELARRHRRPAPGTLSGQEVVTLTVSMPEPVEVTMRVPHSVIRAEEESAEHPISDAARARAMRQAAEQIDRFLAAPRSAAMPPDWREVARFVCECLHDTKLGYIDGRWNVFSARQIEWFMLEHYPRKVDADPRIVQRAPEILDRYFEWMGAEGIEPAETVVRIRERVERVREAFLEAAADPSRFGPAKSLVAAMQAVGVDPTDSRAVAAFIQRYNQSLGAPKRPAERGRPRREKRAKAAKAGKAAKAAKAAKVYQLKVSLANIRPAIWRRLLLRDDATLLELHRALQVVMGWQGYHLHRFETPAGVFGKLDREVPEFQDERKARLRDVLPKPGSTITYEYDFGDGWEHRVRLENILPADPGLTHARLVAGARAAPPDDCGGISGYEHLLEVLADPAHLEHEELREWVGGSYDPEAFDLNSLNRALKRVGVTRRRSREPVVGR
- a CDS encoding CHAT domain-containing tetratricopeptide repeat protein; translated protein: MSRGAGVSALGARLSRATVFAAIAAAVRVAACAALALALLAAPRPACASANTDSLAAFRRLLSSQQLGPAESRTRAWLASLGAGAAADTARAAGLDLLSEVLLAAGRWKAPADRAVPQQAVDANTGLYGAESPQAGSSLIMQARILYREGDWEAARPLAERGLAQCEKAYGNRHISVLRGLHYLANIYENESEFALAEQLYRREIAVAETLYGAESAQLGNAMNSLGVMYHKTGRWSECRPLYERALGIREKALGLDSPDLVFNYNNLANVLTEMGDLDRARFLYQRALDVVEKKLGPQHVNFAFTLGNLAGLEIVAGDTLAAMRDLERAIALGEEVEGRDHPDLAAPLDDLGGLLIARHEYARAESTLDRALAIRVKAYGPDAPEVARVLFSRANLWLAQGRLAPADSDAERAFALRQKALGENHPETAASLVQLASIERAGGNDASALAAATRGEAAALDRFRSTARVLEERLALSYAATRPSGLDLALSIAADHPGDSTLVQLAWEAQINSRARVLDEMARRHRAIAAGLDSAGAAYADSLNAASEQLGWLLQSGADATGSGRSRLREVRERKERFEVWLASRYSQFQLLDAPPGSALMTVHGQVQHGRALIAFARYFQAPAAGQDFGWYLRRDAEPSRAGYVAFVAVGGEHRVRAVALGAAARIDSAVARFVRAASTRPNPLRRATDAQRLRKLGLEARRLVWDPVAKAVPPSQELLIVPDGALLLLNFGALPGAAAGKYLVEEAPPIQLLSAERDVLLRPSAGAISGRGLLAVGDADFDGVAATGPPAPSRGATSEPRERGVLSEPRERGVLSEPREGGVLSEPREPGVAAPRSAASDCADFRSLRFERLPESGLEADSVAAAWRAASRDSARVLSRGGASEAAFRELAPEARWLHLATHGFFLPNVCGGVNASGVRVADTVAYENPLLRSGLALAGANQRARAANGAADGILTADEIAKLDLSGVELAVLSACETGRGDVRAGEGVLGLRRGFQIAGVRTVLMSLWAVDDVATREWMRAFYAARLRRGLDVAASVRAADLVVLDARRERGESDAPFYWGAFVGSGVER
- a CDS encoding sigma-70 family RNA polymerase sigma factor, coding for MNSSSTLPREQDDSFLRRFLSGEPAAVRTATRWARETAYFRGFGLTAEDREDAVQDALAQVWTLATRPGFELRQGLRAVLRTLVAARCVDRVRRRRKNVELDDSLADETPTPHERLLARDERARLRAALLDLDPPCREIIRMRYFEDLDYAAIAEREGREESTMRVRLFNCLKAIRKRMQRLAG
- a CDS encoding zf-HC2 domain-containing protein → MDHSTAETLLDDWLWGRLPPERASEVETHVAGCAECAAHAELMRGLKREVKEHGEALFSAHLTGDELARLELRADSLSIADAARLGAHVRACPTCSAERAMIRGAAGPAPWRALKAWYSIADQPSAWIKPALAMFAILLAWPAYLGVVEYPREKLAAEQARAEAARELAHTPPTPGAEVPPGKQIWNGGSAAVLVLTGATRGASAAVPSARLRDGQPGLTIVTDRHIMGPDTLLVTLFDDQHRPVWKQPVPATELWDANARLTSLMIPSPNLTPGVYSIEIGAPGGAAPGSTAAPPQFQARFRIAP